CAAGGAGCAAATCGAACGGCTGATAGCCGCAAAAACAGCGGAATACAACGATTTGATTGTCGAAATGACCGCCCAGCAACGTGAATACACGGTGGAAACGCTCGTGTCCCATTTTCATAACCAAGTCCGTTGCGCTACGGTGGTCGAATTGTACGATAAACTGATTGACGACATGAAACGCGGCGGTAAACTCGGCAATGCAGGCGTTTACAAATACTCCCGTACATCGTTGCTGAAATTCACGGGGCAGCGGTTGCAAATCCCGTTCAGCGACATTGACGCCGTGTGGTTGCGTCGTTACGAGAATTGGTTACGGACGAGCGGTTGCGGTGATACGACCATTAGCCAACTCTTTCGAACGTTGCGTAGCGTGTTCAACAAGGCGGTAGAATTGCAGTTGGTGAAACGGGACTATTACCCGTTCGATGCCTATAAAGTCAGCAAATTCGATACGCGGACGAAGAAACGGGCCATCACGAAAGAGGACGTGCGCAAGGTTATTGCACTCGATTTGTCGCAAGGCTATCCCTCCGAACAATTGGCGCGTGATATTTTCGTGTTCAGCTATTTTGGAGCAGGGATTAACTTTGCAGACATCGCCCTGCTGAAATACGGAAATGTACGGGACGGTCGGGTGCAATATGTTCGCAAGAAAACGGGCAAACCTATCAATTTTCTGCTGACGGAAGAAATGCGGAATATCATTGCCAAATACCAGCAACAAGGACAGACGGATGAAGATTATATTTTTCCGATACTCGACCGCCGTGTGCATAGGACGGAGCAGCAGAGATATGACCGAACGCATAAGGTGCTG
This Alistipes shahii WAL 8301 DNA region includes the following protein-coding sequences:
- a CDS encoding site-specific integrase, which gives rise to MKANIEVICYKYKPLKDGTLPLMLRVTKDRKRKYVSLGLSLQEKFWDFEKGKPKRNCPNKEQIERLIAAKTAEYNDLIVEMTAQQREYTVETLVSHFHNQVRCATVVELYDKLIDDMKRGGKLGNAGVYKYSRTSLLKFTGQRLQIPFSDIDAVWLRRYENWLRTSGCGDTTISQLFRTLRSVFNKAVELQLVKRDYYPFDAYKVSKFDTRTKKRAITKEDVRKVIALDLSQGYPSEQLARDIFVFSYFGAGINFADIALLKYGNVRDGRVQYVRKKTGKPINFLLTEEMRNIIAKYQQQGQTDEDYIFPILDRRVHRTEQQRYDRTHKVLTNTNRWLRKIGQRVGIEHLTTYVARHTFATVLKRSGVNIAIISESLGHSDLSTTQIYLDSFENSQIDAAMVHLL